Proteins co-encoded in one Arachis hypogaea cultivar Tifrunner chromosome 13, arahy.Tifrunner.gnm2.J5K5, whole genome shotgun sequence genomic window:
- the LOC112736322 gene encoding rhodanese-like domain-containing protein 11, chloroplastic: MGAVSLPINIVSLTNSNSNFTSLSSTSHYASLSSLQLTPSLTATTTLSLKSVVRVQADSEDYELKQMRDMAAARKRREALIRDGKVKVLTPREAGYAVQLSNKPFLDVRPSNEHNKAWVRGSTWIPIFDVDKRLDAGSIPRKVTNFVMGGWWSGLPTLSYDSQFLAKVEEKFPKDTELIVACQKGLRSLAACELLYNAGYQNLFWVQGGLEAADDEDLIVEGPMPLKFAGIGGVSEFLGWTDQQRAAAAKEGWGYRLVFSARLLGVFLAVDALYLGAQQIGRYIQDIRSH; encoded by the exons atgggagCTGTTTCTCTTCCCATAAACATTGTTAGCCTTACAAATTCCAATTCCAACTTCACTTCTCTCTCTTCAACTTCTCACTATGCTTCTCTCTCTTCCTTACAACTCACTCCTTCTCTCACTGCCACCACAACACTCTCTTTG AAGAGTGTTGTTAGAGTTCAAGCTGATAGTGAGGACTATGAATTGAAGCAAATGAGGGACATGGCTGCTGCTAGAAAGAGACGGGAAGCtctg ATAAGAGATGGAAAGGTTAAAGTTCTTACCCCAAGGGAAGCTGGTTATGCAGTTCAGCTTTCGAACAAGCCCTTTCTTGATGTTCGACCGTCGAACGAGCACAACAAG GCATGGGTGAGAGGTTCAACCTGGATTCCGATATTTGATGTTGACAAAAGACTAGATGCTGGAAGCATTCCAAGAAAAGTCACGAATTTCGTTATGG GAGGTTGGTGGAGTGGCTTGCCTACACTGTCTTATGATAG CCAGTTCTTAGCCAAAGTCGAGGAGAAGTTCCCGAAAGATACAGAATTGATAGTTGCATGCCAGAAGGGACTGAG ATCATTAGCTGCCTGTGAACTGTTGTACAACGCCGGCTATCAAAACCTGTTCTGGGTTCAAGGAGGATTAGAGGCTGCTGATGACGAG GATCTCATCGTAGAGGGTCCTATGCCTCTTAAGTTTGCCGGAATTGGTGGCGTTTCAGAATTCCTTGG TTGGACTGATCAGCAAAGAGCGGCTGCAGCGAAGGAAGGTTGGGGTTATAGATTAGTGTTCTCGGCACGGCTG CTTGGAGTCTTTCTTGCGGTAGATGCGTTATATCTCGGTGCGCAGCAAATTGGTCGCTATATCCAGGATATCAGGAGTCATTAG
- the LOC112736320 gene encoding cytochrome P450 71AP13, with translation MSLLTWLKEERLTTPFFFISTLIFLILLTKFLFTNNSRNKKKRKSKNNIKNLPPSPPKLPIIGNLHQLGKNPHISLQTLSQKYGPIIHLQLGEVPTVVVSSSKVAKEVLRTHDLALASRPQLYSAKYLFYNCTNVVFSPYGAYWRHIRKICILEILSSKRVQSYSSAREQEVARLVQRVAETYPRACNLSRMLGLYANDILCRVAFGRDFSVEGEYQRHGFQKMLDEYQELLGGFSVGDFFPSLEFIHGLTGAKSRLKETSRRFDQLFDQILDEHKGCNNNKVDEEKDLVDVLLEVQKNGSHEMPLTTDNIKAIILDMFAAGTDTTFITLDWGMTELVMNPQIMKRAQKEIRDIMGERKVILESDLHQFHYMKAIIKEVFRLHPPVPVLVPRESMEDIVLEGFEIPARTRFFVNAWAIGRDPESWEDPNEFKPERFLGSDVDYKGNDFELIPFGAGRRGCPAIAFAAAVIELGLARLLHSFDWELPHGVKAQDLDLTDVFGISMHRRENLHVVAKPYFP, from the exons ATGTCTCTTCTCACATGGCTTAAGGAAGAAAGACTTACTACACCATTTTTCTTCATCTCCACACTAATTTTCCTCATTCTATTAACAAAGTTCCTCTTCACAAACAATtcaagaaacaagaaaaaaagaaaatccaaaaacaatataaaaaatcttCCTCCAAGTCCACCAAAACTTCCCATAATTGGAAACCTCCACCAACTAGGCAAAAACCCCCACATTTCTCTTCAAACACTTTCACAAAAATATGGGCCAATAATTCACCTTCAACTAGGTGAAGTCCCAACAGTGGTTGTTTCATCATCTAAGGTTGCAAAAGAAGTGCTTAGAACACATGATCTTGCACTTGCAAGCCGTCCACAACTATATTCAGCTAAGTACCTTTTCTACAATTGCACTAATGTTGTGTTCTCTCCCTATGGTGCTTATTGGAGGCATATTAGAAAGATTTGCATACTTGAGATTCTAAGTTCCAAAAGGGTACAATCATATAGTTCTGCTAGGGAACAAGAAGTTGCTCGTTTAGTTCAAAGG GTTGCAGAGACTTATCCAAGAGCTTGTAATCTTTCTAGGATGCTTGGACTGTACGCAAACGATATTCTCTGTCGCGTCGCATTTGGAAGAGATTTTTCGGTAGAAGGAGAGTACCAAAGACATGGATTCCAGAAGATGCTTGATGAGTACCAAGAACTACTTGGAGGGTTCAGTGTTGGTGACTTCTTTCCTTCATTGGAGTTCATACATGGCTTAACAGGTGCGAAATCGAGGCTTAAAGAAACTTCTAGAAGATTTGATCAGCTCTTTGATCAGATATTGGATGAACATAAAGgatgtaataataataaggtgGATGAAGAAAAGGACCTTGTTGATGTTTTGCTTGAAGTTCAGAAGAATGGCTCACATGAAATGCCTCTCACCACTGATAATATCAAAGCAATTATTTTG GACATGTTTGCTGCAGGAACTGATACAACATTCATTACCCTTGATTGGGGAATGACAGAACTTGTAATGAACCCACAAATTATGAAAAGGGCACAAAAAGAAATAAGAGACATCATGGGAGAAAGAAAAGTTATCCTAGAGAGTGATCTTCACCAATTTCACTACATGAAAGCCATAATCAAAGAAGTGTTCCGGCTACACCCTCCGGTGCCGGTTTTAGTCCCGAGAGAATCCATGGAAGACATAGTCCTAGAAGGATTCGAGATCCCGGCAAGAACAAGATTCTTTGTCAATGCTTGGGCTATAGGAAGGGATCCTGAGAGTTGGGAAGATCCTAATGAGTTTAAACCAGAGAGGTTCTTAGGGAGTGATGTTGATTATAAAGGGAATGATTTTGAGTTGATTCCATTTGGAGCAGGGAGACGAGGGTGTCCGGCGATTGCGTTCGCGGCCGCAGTTATTGAACTTGGTCTGGCTCGGCTGCTACATAGTTTTGATTGGGAGCTTCCTCATGGTGTTAAAGCTCAAGATTTGGACCTCACGGATGTCTTTGGAATTTCCATGCATAGGAGAGAAAATCTTCATGTTGTTGCTAAGCCATATTTTCCATAA
- the LOC112736323 gene encoding E3 ubiquitin-protein ligase RGLG2, whose translation MGGSSSKRSSSRRSTTRSNSNSWYPQYQTPSYAQNPQYHGPQGYQYHGNTSQSYGGSGSGRPAEQKKRLDRKYSRIDDNYHSLEQVTDALAGAGLESSNLIVGIDFTKSNEWTGGRSFQRRCLHHIGHEQNPYEQAISIIGKTLSSFDEDNLIPCFGFGDASTHDQEVFSFYPDDRFCHGFEEVLSRYRELVPQLRLAGPTSFAPIIEMAVSIVEQSGGQYHVLLIIADGQVTRSVDTERGQLSAQEKNTVEAIVKASEYPLSIILVGVGDGPWDMMRQFDDNIPARAFDNFQFVNFTEIMSKNMDRSRKEAEFALAALMEIPSQYKATLELNILGARRGKDIDRIALPPPLYGSNTPSYNSPKASRQNSFRPTAPSHSQRHDDVFPAHPPATSASDNQLCPICLTDPKNMAFGCGHQTCCECGQELELCPICRSTIDTRIKLY comes from the exons ATGGGTGGATCAAGTTCTAAAAGAAGTAGTTCCAGGCGTTCAACCACGAGGTCGAATTCAAATTCATGGTACCCTCAATATCAAACACCTTCTTATGCACAAAACCCTCAGTATCATGGGCCTCAGGGTTATCAATATCATGGCAACACATCTCAAAGCTATGGTGGCAGCGGGAGTGGCCGTCCCGCGGAGCAGAAGAAGAGGTTGGATAGGAAGTATTCGAGGATAGATGACAATTATCATAGCTTGGAGCAG GTAACCGATGCTCTGGCAGGTGCTGGCCTAGAATCTTCCAACCTCATTGTTGGTATTGATTTTACAAAGAGCAACGAGTGGACAG GTGGAAGATCATTTCAAAGGAGATGCTTGCATCACATTGGTCACGAGCAAAATCCATACGAACAAGCTATATCTATCATTGGGAAAACATTGTCTTCCTTCGATGAGGATAACCTGATTCCTTGTTTTGGGTTCGGTGATG CATCGACACATGACCAAGAAGTTTTTAGTTTCTACCCGGATGATAGATTTTGTCACGGATTTGAAGAAGTGTTGTCACGATATCGAGAATTAGTCCCTCAATTAAGGCTTGCAG GACCGACATCATTTGCCCCAATTATTGAGATGGCAGTCTCCATTGTTGAGCAAAGTGGAGGCCAGTACCATGTCTTATTGATCATAGCTGATGGACAG GTAACAAGAAGTGTTGATACCGAGCGTGGTCAATTGAGTGCACAAGAAAAGAACACGGTAGAAGCTATTGTGAAAGCAAG CGAATATCCCTTATCGATCATTCTGGTTGGAGTTGGCGACGGGCCGTGGGACATGATGAGACAATTTGATGATAACATCCCTGCCCGAGCATTTGATAATTTCCAG TTTGTGAATTTTACGGAAATAATGTCAAAGAACATGGATCGATCACGTAAGGAAGCAGAGTTTGCACTTGCTGCTTTGATGGAAATACCCTCTCAGTACAAGGCAACACTAGAACTTAATATATTGGG TGCTCGCAGAGGGAAAGATATAGACAGGATTGCTCTACCACCGCCGCTATATGGTTCCAATACGCCATCTTATAACTCTCCGAAAGCTTCGCGACAAAACAGTTTCCGCCCCACTGCGCCATCTCACAGTCAAAGACACGATGATGTCTTTCCCGCACATCCTCCTGCGACTTCTGCATCTGATAATCAG CTTTGTCCCATTTGTCTTACTGATCCCAAGAACATGGCATTTGGTTGTGGGCATCAG
- the LOC112736321 gene encoding histone acetyltransferase of the MYST family 1, which produces MGSLEAPTTTENGSTATPAGNGKSLATDGTARVPPPEMTSEKPPDSDSSKRRRSSVLPLEVGTRVMCRWRDGKYHPVKVIERRKVSSSDPNDYEYYVHYTEFNRRLDEWVKLEQLDLESVEAVVDEKVEEKGATGLKMTRHQKRKIDETHVEGHEELDAASLREHEEFTKVKNIATIELGRYEIETWYFSPFPPEYNDCLKLYFCEFCLNFMKRKEQLQRHMRKCDLKHPPGDEIYRSGTLSMFEVDGKKNKVYGQNLCYLAKLFLDHKTLYYDVDLFLFYVLCECDDRGCHMVGYFSKEKHSEESYNLACILTLPPYQRKGYGKFLIAFSYELSKKEGKVGTPERPLSDLGLLSYRGYWTRVLLDILKKHKGNISIKELSDMTAIKAEDILTTLQSLELIQYRKGQHVICADPKVLDRHLKAAGRGGLEVDVSKLIWTPYKEQS; this is translated from the exons ATGGGTTCGCTCGAAGCACCAACCACTACCGAAAACGGTTCCACCGCCACTCCCGCCGGAAACGGCAAATCTCTGGCCACGGACGGCACTGCACGCGTTCCTCCTCCGGAGATGACGTCGGAGAAGCCGCCGGATTCGGACTCATCGAAGCGCCGGAGATCGTCGGTGCTTCCCCTGGAGGTCGGGACGAGGGTTATGTGCCGGTGGAGGGACGGCAAATACCACCCTGTCAAGGTCATCGAACGCCGCAAGGTTTCTTCCAGTGACCCCAACGATTACGAGTATTACGTTCATTACACAGAGT TTAATAGAAGGCTTGATGAGTGGGTGAAGCTCGAGCAGCTTGATCTCGAGTCAGTAGAGGCTGTTGTTGATGAGAAAGTGGAGGAGAAG GGGGCAACAGGCTTGAAGATGACACGCCACCAGAAGAGGAAGATTGATGAGACACATGTAGAG GGCCACGAGGAGCTTGATGCTGCCAGTTTGCGAGAACACGAAGAATTTACCAAAGTGAAAAATATAGCTACTATTGAACTTGGAAGATATGAGATTGAGACATGGTACTTCTCCCCCTTCCCACCAGAATACAACGACTGTTTGAAGCTGTACTTTTGTGAGTTTTGCCTCAATTTCATGAAACGGAAAGAACAGCTTCAGAGGCATATG AGAAAATGTGATCTTAAGCATCCCCCTGGTGATGAAATATACAGAAGTGGTACCCTGTCAATGTTTGAG GTTGACGGGAAGAAGAACAAGGTTTATGGCCAGAATCTGTGTTATTTGGCAAAGTTGTTTCTTGATCACAAGACCCTCTATTATGATGTAGACCTATTTCTGTTCTATGTTTTGTGTGAATGTGATGATCGAGGATGCCACATGGTTGGCTATTTCTCTAAG GAAAAACATTCCGAGGAATCCTACAATTTGGCATGTATCCTCACGCTTCCACCTTACCAAAGGAAAGGTTATGGCAAATTTCTAATAGCCTTCT CATATGAACTTTCCAAGAAGGAGGGCAAAGTTGGCACGCCAGAAAGACCCCTTTCAGATCTTGGACTGCTAAGCTACAGAGGATATTGGACCAGGGTTCTCTTGGACATTCTGAAAAAGCACAAGGGTAACATTTCCATCAAG GAGCTAAGTGATATGACTGCCATTAAAGCCGAAGATATATTGACAACTCTTCAGAGCCTAGAATTGATCCAATACAGGAAAGGACAGCATGTTATTTGTGCAGATCCTAAGGTTCTTGATCGCCATCTTAAAGCTGCTGGTAGAGGGGGTCTTGAGGTTGATGTTAGCAAATTGATCTGGACCCCTTACAAGGAACAAAGTTGA